From the Oceanobacillus kimchii X50 genome, the window AAAGCCTACCAAATTATAAGGATATTGAATAACGAACTAAAGAAAGATGGTTATTACGTTTTACCTGGTAGAGTTAATAAAGAAAAATTTGAAGAAAGATTTGTTTACAATAATATTAGCAGTTTTTGAATGCAAAGAGTGTCGATTTTTAGGAGGTGGTTCATTAACAGTAGAGTAGTAGAGTGAAAAGTTGACTTAATAAAAAGTAGAAGGATGGTTGGACAATGATAATTGAATATAGAAAGAAAGGGCATCCAGCAATATAAACCATATGGATTATATAACCGAAAGCCCTAATAAAATATCAGCAATTTTATTATATCATCTTTTCGGTTGTTTGTCATGGTTGCCTGAGTATTAAGTGTCGCAGTTATACACTTTTGAAAAGCTGTAGTACGTAAGAATATGCGTGCTGATGGTTATGAGATAACCTACTTTAGTTTGCCATGATCTATATAAATGGGGAGCAAATAAAAAGTATATTGTTTTAATTAAAAATGACAAATAATAAATGAAAATAATTAAAAAAAGAGGAGAGATTTTATAATGAGATTTGCAAATGGAATTCGCCCAGATGAAAAAACTACTTTTGGTGATATGATTTTTATGGGATTAAATAGAGAGAAAATGTTTTTTGATAGAGATAAAGGAGAACGTACGGATATTTTAGAGTCAAGAATTTATAATTTAGCTTCCAGTGCACAAAAGGAACAAATTGAGGTTACGTTACCCGAATATGTTGACCTTAAAGAAATTGAGTTTAATAAACCAGTGAAACTACAAAATCCAATTATTAAAATGAGAGCGCAAGCAAACGGTAATTTCGCAAATGTTGTATTTACAGTGGAAGCCGAAGATATTGTAGAAGTAGGTCAAAGTGGAGTGAAGAAAGAGCCAGTTGCAGCAGGAGAAAATAAGAAATAAGGTTTGATTAATTGAATCATATCTTTATGATCAAAAAAGTATTGAAGGTGGTTTTATCGCAAACATTAAAGAAGCGCTATGGAAATATAAAGGTCGAAGGATAACCAAGAATATGAGAAATGGAATAGTAAGAACGGCATTATATATTTATGTGCCGTTCTTTTTGCTTTCTATGGGGATTATATTTATACCGCATATCCTGAACTTTGGAGAATGGTTATCGTTTGAAGGATTAATTTATATACAAGACTGGAATTGGAGCTTGATACTCAAAGGTATTCTTCTCAGTGTGGTAATAGGTTTTATTCCGATAGTAGTTGCCTATTTTTTATTTTATGGCACATATAAGAAGATATGGCATAGGCAAAAGATTGCTCGAATGTTTATTTCGAATAAATATGCGGAAAGTGTACCAATCACAAGAGAATCACAATTTGGGGATAAAAAGCTAAAAAAGGAAAAGCTAAATTATTTCCCCAAAGCGTATTATCGAAGCAAAGAAGGCTATATTTATTTAAAAATTGCCTTGGATATGACAAGACACCAAAAAAGGTATTTAGAGTTAGATGAAGAATTAGAAAAAGGTTTGTTTGCGGAATTAGTGGATAAAACAATCGAAGAAAACTATGTCAATTATAAATTACTTTATGATATTGAGAAGAATAGAATAACTATTCATGATGTAGAAGTGTCTGACGGTAAAATAAAGCTGATGAAGCATATTACTTGGGATTATGAGAAATTACCTCATATGCTAATTGCTGGTGGAACTGGTGGAGGTAAGTCCTATTTTATGCTAACGATGATTCTATCATTTTTAGATACAGGTGCAGAAT encodes:
- the xis gene encoding ICEBs1 excisionase — protein: MIQDTSYEFLTVKDVQNILHVKEAKAYQIIRILNNELKKDGYYVLPGRVNKEKFEERFVYNNISSF
- a CDS encoding DUF961 family protein encodes the protein MRFANGIRPDEKTTFGDMIFMGLNREKMFFDRDKGERTDILESRIYNLASSAQKEQIEVTLPEYVDLKEIEFNKPVKLQNPIIKMRAQANGNFANVVFTVEAEDIVEVGQSGVKKEPVAAGENKK
- a CDS encoding FtsK/SpoIIIE domain-containing protein; translation: MRNGIVRTALYIYVPFFLLSMGIIFIPHILNFGEWLSFEGLIYIQDWNWSLILKGILLSVVIGFIPIVVAYFLFYGTYKKIWHRQKIARMFISNKYAESVPITRESQFGDKKLKKEKLNYFPKAYYRSKEGYIYLKIALDMTRHQKRYLELDEELEKGLFAELVDKTIEENYVNYKLLYDIEKNRITIHDVEVSDGKIKLMKHITWDYEKLPHMLIAGGTGGGKSYFMLTMILSFLDTGAELKILDPKNSDLADLENVLPRGSVFSKSTGIMMILRKSVEAMLERSEQIKEMPNYKTGSNYSDVGLKPVFIIFDEYVAFLELISREDRAKALEYIKQIVMLGRQMGYFLVLGQQRPDAKYLADGIRDQFHFRVALGKMSETGYGMMFGDTDKLFTFKDVKGRGYADVGGSVITEFYTPIVPNDYDFMTQIGHAVQGQESGATAVANGSD